The following nucleotide sequence is from Tardiphaga alba.
CCGGTCTCGGACTACACATTGTCTACAATCTGGTGACCCAGCAGCTCGGGGGCCGGATGATGCTGGAATCCCGGCTGGGACAGGGCACGACATTTCGCATTATCATGCCGCGGGCCGCCACCGGCGCCTCCGGTTCAATTGACGGGACGACGCAATGGCCGACCAGGACGATGTCCTCTACCTGATTGAAGACGAAGGCGAGACGCGGGACGAATCCCATGTCCGGAAATGGAAAATTGCCGTCATCGACGATGATCAGGCCGTCCATGAAGGAACGCGCTTTGCGCTCAGCGACTATTCGCTGAACGGGCAATCGCTCGAGATTCTGTCGGCCTATTCAGCCGCCGACGGCCGCCAGCTGCTGCGCGACAATCCGGACATCGCCGCGGTGCTGCTCGACGTGATCATGGAAACCGACGATGCCGGCCTCCAGCTCGTCGAATATATCCGCAACGAACTCCACAACGAGACCGTCCGCATCATCCTGCGCACCGGTCAGCCCGGTCAGGCACCGGAACGGCGCGTCATCGTCGACTACGACATCAACGACTACAAGGCGAAGACCGAACTCACCGCCGACAAGTTGTTCACCTCGCTGACCGCCGCCCTACGCAGCTATCAGCAGCTCGAACGCATGGTGCAGACCCGGCGCGGCCTCGAAATCATCCTGGACGCCGCCTCCACGCTGTATGATTTCCGCTCGATGCAGCGGCTGGCGGAAGGCGTGCTGACGCAGATCGCATCGCTGCTCAATGTCGACTGTGCGGGCATTCTGGTGCTGCGCGATGGCGGCGGCGTGGTGGACGACTTTGCGGTGCTGGCCGGCTCCGGCTGCTACAGTCGCTTCATCGGCTGCCCGACCCCGCAATCCCTCGATCCCGACCTGCGGCAGATGGTGGAAGAAGCTTTCCGCCGCCGCAAGCACGACTTCGACGACCACAGGACCGTTCTCTATATCCGCACCGGCAGCGGGCGCGAGGTCGTGGTGCTGCTGCAGGCCGAGCGACAGCTATCCGAAACTGATCGAGCATTGGTGGAGATCTTCGGCAGCCGCCTCTCCATCGCCTTCGACAATGTCATTCTCTACCAGCAGCTCAACGAAGCCAATGCGCAGCTGGAAGACCGCGTCTCGCAGCGCACCCGCGCGCTGATGCAGGCCAATCGCCGGCTGTCGGCGCAGTGGCTGCGGCTGCAGCGCGCCAATGGCTTCAAGAACGAAATTCTCGGCACCGTCGCCCATGACCTGAAGAATCCGCTCGGCGTCATTCTTGGCCGGACTGAAATGCTCACCGAACTGATTTCCGCGGACTCGTCCAAGGAAACCGTCGAGGCGCAGGTCAACCACATCCGCGATGCCACCAAGCGGTTGACGTCGATGGTCGATCACTTGATCTCCGACGCCATGGCCGATGCCTTTGACATCACCATCCGTCGCGAGCCGGTGGACCTGTCCGCGCTGGTCAATGACGTTGCCGAGGCCAACAAGCCGTCGGCGGTGAACAAGCAGCAGGCGATCTCGGTCTCGACGCCCGGCCACCGCGACCTCGTGATGTGCGATGCCGACCGCATGCGCGAGGCGATCGACAACCTGATCAGCAACGCCATCAAATACAGCCCGATCGGCGGCAGGATCGACGTGCTGGTCGGCGGCGACGCCAATCACGTCACCATCAGCATCAGCGATGAAGGCGCCGGTCTGTCGCCGGAAGACCTCGACCGGTTGTTCGGCCGCTTCCAGCGGCTGTCCGCCAAGCCCACCGGCGGTGAAAGCTCCACCGGCCTCGGCCTTTCCATCGTCAAGCGCATCGTCGACATGCATGGCGGCAACGTCACTGCCGATAGCCCCGGCCCAGGCCAGGGCGCGACCTTCACCATCCTTCTGCCCGCGGCGAGCGAGGCCCAGTCATGAACCAGAACCCGCACATCATCGTCGTCGATGACGAGGCGCCCGCCCGCGAGATGGTCGGCGATTATCTGAAGATGCACGGCTTCGCCGTGACGCTCTGCGACGGTGGCAAGAGCCTGCGCAGCGAGATCGAAACCAAGGTGCCCGATCTCGTGGTGCTCGATCTCAACATGCCTGAGGAAGACGGCCTGTCGATCATCCGCGACCTCAAGAGCCGCACCAATGTGCCGGTGATCATGCTGACCGCGACGGCCAGCCCGATCGATCGCGTGGTCGGCCTCGAACTCGGCGCTGACGACTACATCGCCAAGCCGTGCGAATTGCGCGAACTGATGGCGCGCATCCGCTCGGTACTTCGTCGCAGCACAGCGACCAAGGCGACCGCGGAGGCGGCTCCGGCGAAGAACGCCAAGGATCATCTCGTGCGTTTCGGCACCAAATGGCTTGATCTGGAAGCCCAGGCGCTGCGCGACGACGAAGGCAACGAACACCCGCTCACGGCGTCGGAATTCGGCCTGCTGAAAGTGTTTGCCGCCAATCCCAAGCGCGTCCTCTCGCGCGAGCGGCTGCTCGAACTCGCCAATGCCCGCGACGCCGAGGCATTCGACCGTGCCGTCGATCTCCGCATCATGCGCATTCGCCGGAAAATCGAGCCGGATCCGACAAAACCCGCCGTGATCCGTACAATTCGCGGTGGCGGTTATTTGTTCTCTCCCGCAGGCGAGAAAGCTTAATCCGTCTCCCGGAATGCTATCTTATTCAAAACGCTCAATTTTCATGCCCGAATGTTTCGTCGCCCCGGCTGCGACGAAACAAAACTCCCCTACCACGAAACCATTTTCCGCTTTTCAAGCCAACGCCCTGAAACCGGCGGTCCTTAACAACTGATCCCAACGAAACGCTCATCACAGCGTCTCTACGGGAGCCAGTCATGCAGAATGTCATCGCCATCAATGCCGCAGGCCGCCAGGGCATCATCACTGCCCGTGCCACGTCGGATGAGATGCTGCTGGAAAAGATTGCCGAGGGCGATCGCAGTGCGATGCACACGCTGTATGCCCGGCACAATGTGCGGGTCTATCGCTTCGTGCTCCGCATGCTGCGCGATGTCAGCGCGTCGGAAGATCTGGTCAGCCAAGTGTTCCTCGATGTGTGGCGCACCGCCAGCCAGTTCGAAGGACGCTCGCAGGTTTCCACCTGGTTGTTGTCGATCGCGCGCTTCAAGGCGCTGACCGCCCTGCGCCAGCGCAAGTATGAAGACATCGATCAGGACGAGGTGATGGAAGTCGCCGACAGCGCCGACACGCCGGAAGCCTCGCTCGATCGCAGCCGCACCAGTGAAATCCTGCGCGCCTGCGTCGCCAAGCTGTCGCCGGCGCATCGCGAGATCGTCAACCTCGTCTACTATCACGAGAAGTCGGTGGACGAAGTCGCCGGGATCGTCGGCATTCCCGCCTCCACCGTGAAAACCCGCATGTTCTATGCCCGCAAGCAGCTCGCCGATCTGCTCAAGACCGCCGGCATCGACAGCATCGCTGCGTAATTCGTTTCCTCCCTCGACCTCCAACCCTCCAGCCCGGACAGGATGCCTCCTGTTCCGGGCTTTTTTCTTTGCCCACCGCAAAGCCCAATAAACCGCGGATTTAATCAAATCGTCATCGCCGCGAACGACCATGCCGGCGAATTCGTTGTTTTCGCGCTGATGCCGCGATGCTATGCACAGCATACCGAACCATCAAATCGGGAGATGCCGAAATGATCGACCTTCGCCGCCTGCTCGGGCTCACTCTCATCGCCGCAGCTGGCCTCGCATTGTCGATCACGCAAAGCAGCGCGCAATTGCTGCGCCCTGATGTGGGTGACGAGCCCGGCCTGATCGCCGACGACTCCATCCAGCTGCCGCCGGAATTCCAGAAGCAGGCGGTGCTCTATCGCACCACCGAGCCGCCGGGCACGATCATCATCTCCACCAATGAGCGCTATCTCTATCTCGTGCAGGGCAATGGCCGCGCGATGCGCTACGGCATCGGCGTCGGCCGTGACGGTTTTCAGTGGCAGGGTCTGGTGAAAATCACCCGCAAGGCGGAATGGCCGGACTGGACTCCGCCCGCGGAAATGATCCAGCGCCAGCCTTATCTGCCGCGCTTCATGGCCGGCGGCCCCGGCAATCCCATGGGCGCCCGCGCGCTCTATCTCGGCACCACGGTCTATCGCATCCACGGCACCAATCGGCCTGACACCATCGGCACCGCCGTGTCATCCGGCTGCTTCCGTCTCGTCAACGCGGATGTCAGCGATCTCTATGAACGCGTGCCCGTTGGCACCAAGGTCGTGATCCGGCAGAAGCCCGAAATCTGAGGTGGCATTCGCCACCGTTATTCTTCGCATCACCACATGCCAATTTGATCAGGGGGCTGAATTCTCATGGCGATGAAGCGCACTTTCGTGACCGGGCTGGCCATCGGCCTCGCGGTCGCAACCGCCGTGGCCGCCGCCGCGATCACCTATGAACGCTACGATACCAAGACGCTGAAGCGCACCATCAAGCGCGACGCCGTGCTGTGCGGCGTCAATCAGAGCCTGCCGGGCTTCTCGGCACCGGATGCGCAGGGCAACTGGAGCGGCTTCGACGTCGACTTCTGCCGCGCTGTCGCCGCCGCCATCTTCGACGATCCGAAGAAGGTCAAATTCGTCGGCCTCGACGCCAATGAACGCTTCAAGGAGCTGCAGAGCCGCAAGATCGACATCCTCGCACGCAACACCACCTGGAGCATGTCGCGCGAAAGCAATCTGGCGCTCTATTTCCCGGCCGTCTCCTATTATGACGGCCAGAGCTTCATGATTCCGAAGTCGCGCAACATCGATTCCGCGCTGGAGCTGAATGACAGCAAGGTCTGCGTGCAGGACGGCACCACGACGGTGCTCAACGCGTCGGATTACTTCCGCGCCAACAATATCAAATATACCGAAGTGAAATTCCCCAAGCTGGATGATGTCCTCAAGGCCTATAATTCCGGCCAGTGCGACACCTTCACCGCCGACGCCTCGCAGCTCTACGCCCTGCGCCTGACGCTGACCAAGCCGGATGACCACGTGATCCTTCCCGACGTTATCTCGAAGGAGCCTCTGGCGCCTGTCGTGCGCCAGCGCGACGACGACTGGATGATGATCGTGAAGTGGACGCTGTATGCGATGGTCAATGCCGAAGAGCTCGGCATCACCTCGAAGAACATCGACGAGGCGCTGAAGTCGAAGAAGCCGGATGTGATGCGGCTGGTCGGCACCGAAGGCGCCTATGGCGAGGATCTCGGCCTGTCGAAGGACTGGGCCGCCCGCATCATCCGCCATGTCGGCAATTACGGCGAAGTGTATGAGCGCAATGTGGGCGACGGCTCGCAGCTGAAGATCCCGCGCGGGCTGAACCAGACCTGGAGCAACGGCGGAATTCAATACGCGCCGCCGATCAGGTAAACTCCAACCTCTCCGCGCACTCCCCTTAACCTCTCCCCGCATTTTGTGTTCAGCCCGGACAGATCACTGACAGGTGTTCGGAGACATAGCTGACACATCCATATTGGGTGGAAGTTCCTTTTTGGGAGGCTTCCATGCCGTGGTGCGAGGTGTCGGTAATGGATCAGAGGTTGGAGTTCGTGCGGCTGGCGCTGCAGGACGGTGCGAACCGGCGGGAGTTGTGTCGGCGGTTCGGCATCAGTCCCGACGTCGGCTACAAATGGTTGGCGCGGCATGTCGGCGGCGATGCGGAGCTTGCCGATCGCTCGCGCCGGCCACATGCCAGCCCGCGGCGCAGTGCGGCAGCGATCGAGGGGCAGGTGCTCGCCATTCGCGATGCCCATCCGGCCTGGGGCGCACGCAAGATTGTCCATTGCCTGAGCCGCGACGGCCTCGTGCCGCCGGCGGCTTCCACTGTACATGCGATCCTGCAGCGCCATGGCCGCATCATCGTGCCGCCGAACGGTCCGGGGCAGCCGTTCACGCGCTTCGAGAAGGACACCCCGAATGCGCTGTGGCAGATGGATTTCAAGGGCCATATCCCGCTGGCCGACGGCACGCCGTGCCACCCGCTCACCATGATCGACGATCACTCGCGCTATGCCCTGCGTCTTGCCGCCTGCAGTAACCAGCAGCGCATGACCGTGCAGGAGCAGCTGACGCAGACCTTCCGTCGCTACGGACTGCCCGACGCATTGTTCGTCGATAACGGCCCGCCCTGGGGCGACAGTTCGCAATCGCGCTGGACCGGCTTGCGGGTCTGGCTGCTCAAGCTCGGCGTCGAGGTGATCTATGCGCGGCCGCTGCATCCGCAGAGCCGCGGCAAGAACGAGCGCTTCCATCGCGCGCTGAAGGCCGAAGTGCTGGCCGTGCGTCGCTTCAACGGCTTCACCGAATTGCAGCGGGCCTTCGATACATGGCGCAGCGTCTACAATCTGGAGCGCCCGCATGAGGCCTTGGGCATGGCCGTGCCGGCCAGCCGCTACCGGCCATCGCTGCGATCGATGCCTGAGCGGCTCGCAGACATTGTCTACGCCCCGGGCGACATCGTCCGCAGCGTATCGACCCAGCGCGGCGCCTCGATCAGCTTCAAGGGGCAGCCATGGCGCGTGCCACGCGCTTTCCGCGGCGAACATTTGGCCATCCGCCCGAGCGGTATCGATGGCCAATACGGCGTTTTCTTTGGCAGCAGGCAGGTCGCAACCATCGACTTGACCCGCCGCAAAAGTGTCAGTCATGTCTCCGAACAGGTGTCAGCTATGTCTCCGGGCTGAACATTTTGCGCGGGGAGAGGTCGCCCGGCGAAGCGTAGCGAAGACGGGCGGGTGAGGGGCATGGCACAAGGGCGGTGCCGGTCTTATAGTTATCGAAGCGAAGACTATCGGAGAGATCCGATAGTGCACGCATGACGAACACGCGTGCCAAGCCCCTCACCCGGCGCGAAGGCGCGCCGACCTCTCCCCGCCTAGCGAAGCTTCGCTTCGCGCGGGACGGGGAGAGGTTAAAGTTCAATACTTCTTCATCCGCGCCAATTGATCCGCATGAAAATTGCTATCCCCCAGCAATTCCTGGCACACGCGCGCGCGTTTCATGAACAGGCCGACATCGAACTGGTCGGTCATGCCCATGCCGCCATGCATCTGCACACCTTCCTGCACCGCCAGCGTCGCCGTGGTGCCGGCCTTGGCCTTGGCCACGGCCACGGCTGCTGCCGCCGTCGGCGCATCGGCATCGAGCAATTGCAGCGCCTTCATCGCAGCGGCGCGGGTCACTTCGATCTCCGTATAGAGATGCGCCGCGCGGTGCTGCAGCGCCTGGAATTCGCCGATCAGCTTGCCGAACTGCTTGCGCTCCTTGAGATAGGTGACCGTGCGGCCGAACACCTCGTCCGACAGACCCACCATCTCGGCCGCAACGGCGCCACGGCCAATATTCAACACGCGGTCGAGCAGCGCCCCGCCCTGATCGACATCGCCGATCACGCTGTCAGCATCGACGGCCACATTGTCGAACACGATCCGCGCCGCATTATGCGCATCGACCATGACCGTGCGCTCAATGGCGATGCCTTTCGCCTTGGGATCGATGGCGAACAGCGTGAGCCCCTCGCGTTCCCCAGCACTGCCACCGCTGCGGGCAGCGACGATCAGCAGATCGGCCATGTGGCCATCCACCACGAAAGCCTTGTCGCCTGACAATTTGAAGCCGTTGCCGGAGCGCTCGGCCTTCATTGCAATGTTTGACGGGCGATGTTTCGTCCCCTCATCCACGGCCAGTGCCGCGAGCAGGGCGCCCTCGGCAATCTTCGGCAAATACGCGGCCTGCTGTGCCTCGCTGCCGCCGCGTAATGCGGTGACGGCCAGCACAGCCGTGGCGAAGAACGGCGATGGCATCAGCGTGCGGCCGATCTCTTCCATGATGACGCCGGCCTCGACCGCGCCGAGCCCGCTGCCGCCATAGGCTTCCGGCACCAGCAGGCCGGCAAAGCCCATCTCGGCAAAGGTTTTCCAATGTTCTTTCGAGAAGCCGATAGCATCCTTGCTGTCGCGGAGCTGCCGGAAATGAGCGATCGGCGCCTTGTCGCCGATGAAGCCTCGCGCGCTGTCGCGGAGCATGGTCTGTTCTTCGTTGAGGATGAGAGGCATGGGGGTTCTCTGAATTCGCGATGACAACTGAAAGTAAGCTCGTCATGGCCGGGCTTGTCCCGGCCATCCACGTCTTCGCTTGCGGCTAAGGCGTGGATACCCGGCATTCGCCGGGCATGACGGAGAAGGGCCTTACGCCCCCGGCAAATCGAGAATGCGCTTGGCGACAATCCCCAGCATCACTTCGCTGGTGCCGCCCTCGATGGAATTGGCTTTCGTCCGCAGCCACGCGCGCGGCTTGGCGCCTTCATGCGAACGCGGGCTTTCCCATTCCAGCGCGTCGATGCCGCCGGCCGACATCAGGATTTCATGGCGGCGCTTGTTCAGCTCGGTGCCGTAATATTTCATCGCCGATGAAAACGCCGGATGGCCTTGTCCGGCTTTGGCGAGATCGACGGCGCGCTCGGCCGCACAGGACAGCGCAGCTTCATCCACCTCGAACGTCGCGATCTGCCCGCGCAACATGGCGTCGTCCAGCTGCCCCTCAGCATCCACGCCAATGGAATCGGCGGCGACCTGACCGAGCGGGCGGCCCGCGCCACGCTCACCCATGCCCGAGATCATGGCGCGCTCATGCTGCAGCAGATATTTCGCAACGTCCCAGCCGCGATTGACCGTGCCGACCACACGTATTTTCGGCACGCGCACATTGTCGAAAAAGGTTTCGCAGAACGGTGATTTACCGGAGATCAACAGGATCGGCTTGGTCGACACGCCGGGCGATGTCATGTCGAACAGAATGAAGCTGATGCCGTCATGCTTCTTAGCCGTACCGTCCGTCCGCACCAGGCAGAAGATCCAGTCGGCGTAGTTGGCATAGGAGGTCCAGATCTTCTGACCATTGATGATGTAGTCGTCGCCATCGCTCTCGGCGCGCGTCTGCAGCGACGCGAGGTCGGAGCCGGCATTGGGCTCGGAATAGCCCTGGCACCAGCGGATCAGGCCTGCGGCGATCTTCGGCAGATGTTCCTGCTTCTGCTCCTCGTTGCCATATTTCAGCAGCGCCGGCCCGAGCATCCAGATGCCGAAGCTCGACAACGGCGGTCGCGCACCGATGGCCGACATTTCCTCGCGCAGGACCTTGGCTTCTGCGCCATCGAGACCGCCGCCGCCATATTGCTTCGGCCAGTCCGGCACGGTCCAGCCCTTGTCGCGCATGCGCTCGAACCAGAGGCGCTGCGGCTCGGATGAAAATTTCGTGTTGCGACCGCCCCAGAACACATCCTCGTCGGCAGTGACCGGCTTACGCATCTCCGGCGGACAATTGCTGTCCAGCCATGCGCGGGTATCGCGGCGGAATTGGTCGAGATCCGACATCGGGTGTTTCCTGTTGTTCGTGTGCAAGCGTGAGGCGCCCGCATTGTTGTTGGCGCGGAGCTTACCCGGCAGGTCGCGGAATTCAATGGCTTGTCGCGGAGTGCGATGACTCGTTAGTTTTGCCCGACAACGAATAAACGAGATGAGGAACGCGATGCGCCTGAAGCTTCTTTCGCCTGGCGAAATGACCGCCGACCAGAAGGCGATCTATGACGAATCCATTGCCAGCAAGCGCGGCAAGCCGCCGGAGCCGATGATGGCTTGGCTCGCCAGCCCGGAAATGGCGCGGCATGCCGCGCGGCTCGGCGCCTTCCTGCGCTACGATACCTCACTCTCGGATGCGCATGCCGAACTCGCGATCCTCGTCACCGCAAGGCACTGGACGGCGCATTTCGAATGGTATGCGCACAAGCGGTTCGCGCTGAATGCCGGCCTCGATCCCGCCATCATCGAGGACATCAAGAACCGCCGCACGCCGATCTTCGGTGAAACGCGCGAGCGGGTGATCTACGATGTCGCAAAATCCCTGCACGAAGCGCAAGAGCTGTCGAAACCGCTTTATGATGAAGCCAATGAGGTGCTGGGCGCCAAAGCACTGGCCGAGATTATCGGCCTGTGCGGCTATTACACCATGGTGTCGATGACGCTGAACACTTACGAATTCGGCCTGCCGGATGGGCAGGTATCGGAGCTTTCGGTGTCGTAGGATGGGTAGAGCGCAGCGAAACCCATCACACCAATCCTAGAAACGATGGGTTTCGCGAAGGTGCTCTACCCATCCTACATTCTTGCGCCTAAATCATCCTGATCGCATTATACACCTCAGGAGCCTCACCATGTCCGATCCCAACCCACCGATCCCCGCCGGCACGCGGATCGGGCATGTGCATTTGAAAGTCGCCGATCTCGAACGCGCGCTCGGCTTCTATCGCGATGTGCTCGGCTTTCAGGTGAAGCAGCGCTATGGCGATCAGGCGGTGTTCATCGCTGCCGACGACTATCATCACCATATCGGGCTCAACACCTGGGAGAGCAAAGGCGGCCAGCCGCCCGCGCCCGGCACCACCG
It contains:
- a CDS encoding ATP-binding response regulator, which translates into the protein MADQDDVLYLIEDEGETRDESHVRKWKIAVIDDDQAVHEGTRFALSDYSLNGQSLEILSAYSAADGRQLLRDNPDIAAVLLDVIMETDDAGLQLVEYIRNELHNETVRIILRTGQPGQAPERRVIVDYDINDYKAKTELTADKLFTSLTAALRSYQQLERMVQTRRGLEIILDAASTLYDFRSMQRLAEGVLTQIASLLNVDCAGILVLRDGGGVVDDFAVLAGSGCYSRFIGCPTPQSLDPDLRQMVEEAFRRRKHDFDDHRTVLYIRTGSGREVVVLLQAERQLSETDRALVEIFGSRLSIAFDNVILYQQLNEANAQLEDRVSQRTRALMQANRRLSAQWLRLQRANGFKNEILGTVAHDLKNPLGVILGRTEMLTELISADSSKETVEAQVNHIRDATKRLTSMVDHLISDAMADAFDITIRREPVDLSALVNDVAEANKPSAVNKQQAISVSTPGHRDLVMCDADRMREAIDNLISNAIKYSPIGGRIDVLVGGDANHVTISISDEGAGLSPEDLDRLFGRFQRLSAKPTGGESSTGLGLSIVKRIVDMHGGNVTADSPGPGQGATFTILLPAASEAQS
- a CDS encoding response regulator produces the protein MNQNPHIIVVDDEAPAREMVGDYLKMHGFAVTLCDGGKSLRSEIETKVPDLVVLDLNMPEEDGLSIIRDLKSRTNVPVIMLTATASPIDRVVGLELGADDYIAKPCELRELMARIRSVLRRSTATKATAEAAPAKNAKDHLVRFGTKWLDLEAQALRDDEGNEHPLTASEFGLLKVFAANPKRVLSRERLLELANARDAEAFDRAVDLRIMRIRRKIEPDPTKPAVIRTIRGGGYLFSPAGEKA
- a CDS encoding sigma-70 family RNA polymerase sigma factor codes for the protein MQNVIAINAAGRQGIITARATSDEMLLEKIAEGDRSAMHTLYARHNVRVYRFVLRMLRDVSASEDLVSQVFLDVWRTASQFEGRSQVSTWLLSIARFKALTALRQRKYEDIDQDEVMEVADSADTPEASLDRSRTSEILRACVAKLSPAHREIVNLVYYHEKSVDEVAGIVGIPASTVKTRMFYARKQLADLLKTAGIDSIAA
- a CDS encoding L,D-transpeptidase, giving the protein MIDLRRLLGLTLIAAAGLALSITQSSAQLLRPDVGDEPGLIADDSIQLPPEFQKQAVLYRTTEPPGTIIISTNERYLYLVQGNGRAMRYGIGVGRDGFQWQGLVKITRKAEWPDWTPPAEMIQRQPYLPRFMAGGPGNPMGARALYLGTTVYRIHGTNRPDTIGTAVSSGCFRLVNADVSDLYERVPVGTKVVIRQKPEI
- a CDS encoding amino acid ABC transporter substrate-binding protein, translating into MKRTFVTGLAIGLAVATAVAAAAITYERYDTKTLKRTIKRDAVLCGVNQSLPGFSAPDAQGNWSGFDVDFCRAVAAAIFDDPKKVKFVGLDANERFKELQSRKIDILARNTTWSMSRESNLALYFPAVSYYDGQSFMIPKSRNIDSALELNDSKVCVQDGTTTVLNASDYFRANNIKYTEVKFPKLDDVLKAYNSGQCDTFTADASQLYALRLTLTKPDDHVILPDVISKEPLAPVVRQRDDDWMMIVKWTLYAMVNAEELGITSKNIDEALKSKKPDVMRLVGTEGAYGEDLGLSKDWAARIIRHVGNYGEVYERNVGDGSQLKIPRGLNQTWSNGGIQYAPPIR
- a CDS encoding IS481 family transposase, with protein sequence MPWCEVSVMDQRLEFVRLALQDGANRRELCRRFGISPDVGYKWLARHVGGDAELADRSRRPHASPRRSAAAIEGQVLAIRDAHPAWGARKIVHCLSRDGLVPPAASTVHAILQRHGRIIVPPNGPGQPFTRFEKDTPNALWQMDFKGHIPLADGTPCHPLTMIDDHSRYALRLAACSNQQRMTVQEQLTQTFRRYGLPDALFVDNGPPWGDSSQSRWTGLRVWLLKLGVEVIYARPLHPQSRGKNERFHRALKAEVLAVRRFNGFTELQRAFDTWRSVYNLERPHEALGMAVPASRYRPSLRSMPERLADIVYAPGDIVRSVSTQRGASISFKGQPWRVPRAFRGEHLAIRPSGIDGQYGVFFGSRQVATIDLTRRKSVSHVSEQVSAMSPG
- a CDS encoding acyl-CoA dehydrogenase family protein, whose translation is MPLILNEEQTMLRDSARGFIGDKAPIAHFRQLRDSKDAIGFSKEHWKTFAEMGFAGLLVPEAYGGSGLGAVEAGVIMEEIGRTLMPSPFFATAVLAVTALRGGSEAQQAAYLPKIAEGALLAALAVDEGTKHRPSNIAMKAERSGNGFKLSGDKAFVVDGHMADLLIVAARSGGSAGEREGLTLFAIDPKAKGIAIERTVMVDAHNAARIVFDNVAVDADSVIGDVDQGGALLDRVLNIGRGAVAAEMVGLSDEVFGRTVTYLKERKQFGKLIGEFQALQHRAAHLYTEIEVTRAAAMKALQLLDADAPTAAAAVAVAKAKAGTTATLAVQEGVQMHGGMGMTDQFDVGLFMKRARVCQELLGDSNFHADQLARMKKY
- a CDS encoding acyl-CoA dehydrogenase family protein; translation: MSDLDQFRRDTRAWLDSNCPPEMRKPVTADEDVFWGGRNTKFSSEPQRLWFERMRDKGWTVPDWPKQYGGGGLDGAEAKVLREEMSAIGARPPLSSFGIWMLGPALLKYGNEEQKQEHLPKIAAGLIRWCQGYSEPNAGSDLASLQTRAESDGDDYIINGQKIWTSYANYADWIFCLVRTDGTAKKHDGISFILFDMTSPGVSTKPILLISGKSPFCETFFDNVRVPKIRVVGTVNRGWDVAKYLLQHERAMISGMGERGAGRPLGQVAADSIGVDAEGQLDDAMLRGQIATFEVDEAALSCAAERAVDLAKAGQGHPAFSSAMKYYGTELNKRRHEILMSAGGIDALEWESPRSHEGAKPRAWLRTKANSIEGGTSEVMLGIVAKRILDLPGA
- a CDS encoding carboxymuconolactone decarboxylase family protein: MRLKLLSPGEMTADQKAIYDESIASKRGKPPEPMMAWLASPEMARHAARLGAFLRYDTSLSDAHAELAILVTARHWTAHFEWYAHKRFALNAGLDPAIIEDIKNRRTPIFGETRERVIYDVAKSLHEAQELSKPLYDEANEVLGAKALAEIIGLCGYYTMVSMTLNTYEFGLPDGQVSELSVS